One segment of Osmerus mordax isolate fOsmMor3 chromosome 28, fOsmMor3.pri, whole genome shotgun sequence DNA contains the following:
- the hdr gene encoding hematopoietic death receptor isoform X2: protein MCNKHLMVVLIILAFDLAVAADSGLETTRAGGGLENRPQRDVSCRNHQEYPHDNICCLSCPAGSYVKSACTSSHERGTCENCDFDTYTEHDNGLLQCLKCTKCRPDQEIVARCTNTQNTECQCKAGRFCAPDQACEICKKCTICKDDEVKVRNCTTISNTECKRQLSTSSNKSGTITGAVAAVLVLIAGPTVIVAFLKRKKFVGEQDSQNPSEMEKVVVDSGFGLSDEEMQNKLNGRLYGSPLHPLLVQAQAVGQQALANKEKETKQGNSFTSTAHSSAASRPTFSAPLPAPYPHPRPVSPGHPNTRDDDLPRKKLVPLNGDKSLTDCFSYFEEVDVHFHNRFFRRIGLNENAIKNRENLQPEDRVHQLLNVWLEKVGMEASINDLIAALLHLNQRLSAENIIAKAISEGHFEYEGKQPRDESQF from the exons ATGTGCAACAAACATTTGATG GTCGTCCTCATAATCCTGGCTTTCGACCTCGCCGTGGCAGCCGACTCTGGCCTTGAGACGACGCGAGCAGGAGGTGGGCTCGAGAACAGGCCGCAGCGGGACGTCTCCTGCAGAAATCACCAAGAGTACCCACATGACAACATCTGCTGCCTGAGCTGCCCAGCTG GTTCCTATGTCAAATCTGCCTGTACAAGCTCCCACGAGAGAGGCACGTGTGAGAACTGTGACTTTGACACCTATACCGAACACGACAATGGACTGCTACAGTGTTTGAAGTGCACCAAGTGCCGTCCAG ACCAGGAGATTGTAGCAAGatgcaccaacacacagaacacagagtgCCAGTGTAAAGCGGGGCGTTTCTGTGCCCCCGACCAGGCTTGTGAAATTTGTAAAAAGTGCACAAT ATGTAAGGATGACGAGGTGAAGGTGAGAAACTGCACCACCATATCCAATACAGAGTGCAAGAGACAACTGTCCACTTCCAGCAACAAATCGGGTACAATCACAG GTGCTGTGGCGGCTGTGCTCGTGTTGATAGCAGGTCCTACTGTCATAGTTGCTTTTCTCAAGAGGAAAAAGTTCGTTGGAGAGCAAG ACTCTCAGAATCCCAGTGAGATGGAGAAGGTTGTGGTG GATAGTGGGTTCGGTTTGTCAGATGAAGAGATGCAGAACAAGCTGAACGGCAGGCTTTAcggctctcccctccaccccctcctggtGCAGGCCCAGGCGGTGGGTCAACAGGCCTTAGCCAATAAGGAGAAGGAGACCAAACAGGGCAACAGCTTTACCAGCACCGCGCATTCCTCCGCGGCCAGCCGGCCTACCttctcagcccccctccctgcaccgTACCCCCACCCCCGTCCTGTGTCCCCGGGTCATCCCAACACGAGG GATGATGACTTGCCGCGTAAGAAACTTGTCCCCTTGAATG GTGACAAGTCCCTGACGGATTGCTTTAGCTACTTTGAAGAAGTGGACGTCCACTTTCACAACAGGTTCTTCAGGCGTATTGGACTCAATGAGAATGCCATTAAGAACAGAGAGAACCTTCAGCCTGAAGACCGAGTGCATCAACTACTGAATGTGTGGCTAGAGAAGGTTGGCATGGAGGCCAGCATCAATGACCTCATCGCTGCATTACTGCATCTGAACCAGAGGTTATCGGCGGAGAACATTATTGCCAAAGCTATTTCCGAGGGCCATTTTGAATATGAAGGAAAGCAACCGCGGGATGAGTCACAGTTCTAG
- the hdr gene encoding hematopoietic death receptor isoform X1, with protein sequence MCNKHLMVVLIILAFDLAVAADSGLETTRAGGGLENRPQRDVSCRNHQEYPHDNICCLSCPAGSYVKSACTSSHERGTCENCDFDTYTEHDNGLLQCLKCTKCRPDQEIVARCTNTQNTECQCKAGRFCAPDQACEICKKCTICKDDEVKVRNCTTISNTECKRQLSTSSNKSGTITAGAVAAVLVLIAGPTVIVAFLKRKKFVGEQDSQNPSEMEKVVVDSGFGLSDEEMQNKLNGRLYGSPLHPLLVQAQAVGQQALANKEKETKQGNSFTSTAHSSAASRPTFSAPLPAPYPHPRPVSPGHPNTRDDDLPRKKLVPLNGDKSLTDCFSYFEEVDVHFHNRFFRRIGLNENAIKNRENLQPEDRVHQLLNVWLEKVGMEASINDLIAALLHLNQRLSAENIIAKAISEGHFEYEGKQPRDESQF encoded by the exons ATGTGCAACAAACATTTGATG GTCGTCCTCATAATCCTGGCTTTCGACCTCGCCGTGGCAGCCGACTCTGGCCTTGAGACGACGCGAGCAGGAGGTGGGCTCGAGAACAGGCCGCAGCGGGACGTCTCCTGCAGAAATCACCAAGAGTACCCACATGACAACATCTGCTGCCTGAGCTGCCCAGCTG GTTCCTATGTCAAATCTGCCTGTACAAGCTCCCACGAGAGAGGCACGTGTGAGAACTGTGACTTTGACACCTATACCGAACACGACAATGGACTGCTACAGTGTTTGAAGTGCACCAAGTGCCGTCCAG ACCAGGAGATTGTAGCAAGatgcaccaacacacagaacacagagtgCCAGTGTAAAGCGGGGCGTTTCTGTGCCCCCGACCAGGCTTGTGAAATTTGTAAAAAGTGCACAAT ATGTAAGGATGACGAGGTGAAGGTGAGAAACTGCACCACCATATCCAATACAGAGTGCAAGAGACAACTGTCCACTTCCAGCAACAAATCGGGTACAATCACAG CAGGTGCTGTGGCGGCTGTGCTCGTGTTGATAGCAGGTCCTACTGTCATAGTTGCTTTTCTCAAGAGGAAAAAGTTCGTTGGAGAGCAAG ACTCTCAGAATCCCAGTGAGATGGAGAAGGTTGTGGTG GATAGTGGGTTCGGTTTGTCAGATGAAGAGATGCAGAACAAGCTGAACGGCAGGCTTTAcggctctcccctccaccccctcctggtGCAGGCCCAGGCGGTGGGTCAACAGGCCTTAGCCAATAAGGAGAAGGAGACCAAACAGGGCAACAGCTTTACCAGCACCGCGCATTCCTCCGCGGCCAGCCGGCCTACCttctcagcccccctccctgcaccgTACCCCCACCCCCGTCCTGTGTCCCCGGGTCATCCCAACACGAGG GATGATGACTTGCCGCGTAAGAAACTTGTCCCCTTGAATG GTGACAAGTCCCTGACGGATTGCTTTAGCTACTTTGAAGAAGTGGACGTCCACTTTCACAACAGGTTCTTCAGGCGTATTGGACTCAATGAGAATGCCATTAAGAACAGAGAGAACCTTCAGCCTGAAGACCGAGTGCATCAACTACTGAATGTGTGGCTAGAGAAGGTTGGCATGGAGGCCAGCATCAATGACCTCATCGCTGCATTACTGCATCTGAACCAGAGGTTATCGGCGGAGAACATTATTGCCAAAGCTATTTCCGAGGGCCATTTTGAATATGAAGGAAAGCAACCGCGGGATGAGTCACAGTTCTAG